Proteins encoded by one window of Streptacidiphilus sp. PB12-B1b:
- a CDS encoding ribonucleoside-diphosphate reductase subunit alpha, producing the protein MTDTATATLPAQAGAPGTPDGPGAALLRTLTERSADLPEVDPGRVAAAALRGRSGGADYAELRGLATEAAAALIAEDPQYSRLAARLLAEEIREEAAGQGSTCFAASITVGHREGLIGDPTAAFVAAHAAALDAVVDPAGDDRFEYFGLRTVYSRYLLRHPITRQVIETPQHFMLRVACGLQIGGDTGSVAEVAELYRLMSRLEYLPSSPTLFNSGTRHPQMSSCYLLDSPLDELDSIYARYAQIARLSKHAGGIGLSYSRIRSRGSLIRGTNGQSNGIVPFLRTLDSSVAAVNQGGRRKGAACVYLETWHADIEEFLELRDSTGEEARRTHNLNLAHWIPDEFMRRVEADAEWSLFSPGDVPELVDLWGAEFDAAYTKAEAAGLAARTVPARSLYARMMRTLAQTGNGWMTFKDASNRAANQTALPGRTVHSSNLCTEIIEVTDDSETAVCNLGSVNLGAHLLADGSMDWERLDATVRTAVTFLDRVVDINFYPTPEAAASNSRWRPVGLGVMGLQDVFFRLRLDFDSAEAKELSTRISERIMLAAYETSCDLAERLGRHEAYQETRAARGQLHIDHFDTATAWADRWAALRERIAVTGLRNSLLLAIAPTATIASIAGVYECIEPQVSNLFKRETLSGEFLQVNPYLVADLKALGLWTSAARESLREANGSALEIPGLPDDLKSLYRTAWELPQRALIDLAAARMPYLDQSQSLNLFLASPTIGKLSSMYAYAWKVGLKTTYYLRSRPATRIARAAQAAQAAEAAPVTEAAPPLSQPADLSNDLPIVEDDAAIACSLENPESCEACQ; encoded by the coding sequence GTGACTGACACAGCAACCGCCACCCTGCCTGCCCAGGCCGGTGCACCCGGCACCCCTGACGGCCCCGGCGCTGCCCTGCTGCGTACGCTCACCGAGCGCTCCGCCGACCTCCCCGAGGTGGACCCCGGACGGGTCGCCGCCGCCGCCCTGCGCGGCCGCAGCGGCGGCGCGGACTACGCCGAACTGCGCGGGCTGGCCACCGAGGCCGCCGCCGCGCTCATCGCCGAGGACCCGCAGTACTCCCGGCTCGCGGCCCGCCTCCTGGCCGAGGAGATCCGCGAGGAGGCGGCCGGCCAGGGCTCCACCTGCTTCGCCGCCTCGATCACTGTCGGTCACCGCGAGGGGCTGATCGGCGACCCCACCGCCGCGTTCGTCGCCGCCCACGCCGCGGCCCTGGACGCGGTGGTCGACCCCGCCGGGGACGACCGCTTCGAGTACTTCGGGCTGCGCACCGTCTACTCCCGCTACCTGCTGCGCCACCCGATCACCCGTCAGGTCATCGAGACCCCGCAGCACTTCATGCTGCGCGTCGCCTGCGGGCTGCAGATCGGCGGGGACACCGGCTCCGTGGCCGAGGTCGCCGAGCTGTACCGGCTGATGAGTCGGCTGGAGTACCTGCCCTCCTCGCCGACCCTGTTCAACTCCGGCACCCGGCACCCGCAGATGTCCTCCTGCTACCTGCTGGACTCCCCGCTGGACGAGCTGGACTCGATCTACGCCCGCTACGCGCAGATCGCCCGGCTCAGCAAGCACGCGGGCGGCATCGGCCTGTCGTACAGCCGGATCCGCTCGCGCGGCAGCCTGATCCGGGGCACCAACGGCCAGTCCAACGGCATCGTGCCGTTCCTGCGCACGCTGGACTCGTCGGTGGCGGCGGTCAACCAGGGCGGCCGGCGCAAGGGCGCCGCCTGCGTCTACCTGGAGACCTGGCACGCGGACATCGAGGAGTTCCTGGAGCTGCGCGACAGCACCGGCGAGGAGGCCCGGCGCACCCACAACCTCAACCTGGCGCACTGGATCCCGGACGAGTTCATGCGCCGGGTCGAGGCCGACGCCGAGTGGTCGCTGTTCTCCCCCGGCGACGTCCCCGAACTGGTCGACCTGTGGGGCGCGGAGTTCGACGCCGCCTACACCAAGGCCGAGGCCGCCGGGCTGGCCGCCCGCACCGTCCCGGCCCGCTCCCTGTACGCCCGGATGATGCGCACCCTGGCGCAGACCGGCAACGGCTGGATGACCTTCAAGGACGCCTCCAACCGCGCCGCCAACCAGACCGCGCTGCCCGGCCGCACCGTCCACTCGTCCAACCTGTGCACGGAGATCATCGAGGTCACCGACGACTCCGAGACCGCCGTCTGCAACCTCGGCTCGGTCAACCTCGGCGCGCACCTGCTGGCCGACGGCTCGATGGACTGGGAGCGGCTGGACGCCACCGTCCGCACCGCCGTGACCTTCCTGGACCGGGTCGTGGACATCAACTTCTACCCGACCCCCGAGGCCGCCGCCTCCAACTCCCGCTGGCGGCCGGTCGGCCTGGGCGTCATGGGCCTGCAGGACGTCTTCTTCCGGCTCCGGCTGGACTTCGACTCGGCCGAGGCCAAGGAGCTGTCCACCCGGATCTCCGAGCGGATCATGCTCGCCGCCTACGAGACCAGCTGCGACCTGGCCGAGCGCCTCGGCAGGCACGAGGCGTACCAGGAGACCCGCGCCGCGCGCGGCCAGCTGCACATCGACCACTTCGACACCGCCACCGCCTGGGCCGACCGCTGGGCCGCGCTGCGCGAGCGGATCGCCGTCACCGGGCTGCGCAACTCGCTGCTGCTGGCGATCGCCCCGACCGCGACCATCGCCTCCATCGCGGGCGTGTACGAGTGCATCGAGCCGCAGGTGTCCAACCTGTTCAAGCGGGAGACCCTGAGCGGGGAGTTCCTCCAGGTCAACCCGTACCTGGTGGCCGACCTCAAGGCGCTCGGGCTGTGGACCTCCGCCGCCCGCGAGTCGCTGCGCGAGGCCAACGGCTCGGCGCTGGAGATCCCCGGCCTGCCGGACGACCTCAAGTCGCTCTACCGCACCGCCTGGGAGCTGCCGCAGCGCGCGCTGATCGACCTGGCCGCGGCCCGGATGCCGTACCTGGATCAGAGCCAGTCGCTGAACCTGTTCCTGGCCTCGCCCACCATCGGCAAGCTCAGCTCGATGTACGCGTACGCCTGGAAGGTCGGCCTGAAGACCACCTACTACCTGCGCTCCCGCCCGGCCACCCGGATCGCCCGCGCCGCCCAGGCGGCCCAGGCCGCCGAGGCCGCGCCGGTCACCGAGGCCGCTCCGCCGCTGAGCCAGCCGGCCGACCTCTCCAACGACCTGCCGATCGTCGAGGACGACGCGGCGATCGCCTGCTCCCTTGAGAACCCCGAGTCCTGCGAGGCATGCCAGTGA
- a CDS encoding GNAT family N-acetyltransferase, whose protein sequence is MDIVIRPALASELDAAGDLTAESFIGDGHTARDSANAARLRDGRDRARRAELLVAVDPLSGALLGSVTFAPPGSPYADLAQGQEGEFRMLAVSAEARGRGAGEALVRACIERARERGLPRLVMSTQPAMVRAHRIYERLGFVRTPARDWSPAPGVELMTYALELVQ, encoded by the coding sequence ATGGACATCGTCATCCGCCCCGCCCTCGCGTCCGAGCTCGACGCCGCCGGGGATCTCACCGCCGAATCCTTCATCGGCGACGGCCACACCGCGCGCGACAGCGCCAACGCGGCGCGCCTGCGCGACGGCCGCGACCGGGCCCGGCGGGCCGAGCTGCTGGTCGCCGTGGACCCGCTCTCGGGGGCGCTGCTGGGGTCGGTGACCTTCGCGCCGCCGGGTTCTCCGTACGCGGATCTGGCGCAGGGGCAGGAGGGCGAGTTCCGGATGCTGGCGGTCTCGGCGGAGGCGCGCGGGCGGGGCGCGGGCGAGGCGCTGGTGCGCGCCTGCATCGAACGGGCGCGCGAGCGGGGCCTGCCGAGGCTGGTGATGTCGACCCAGCCGGCCATGGTCCGCGCGCACCGGATCTACGAACGGCTCGGCTTCGTACGCACCCCGGCCCGCGACTGGTCCCCCGCCCCGGGAGTCGAACTGATGACCTATGCATTGGAACTAGTCCAGTGA
- a CDS encoding LPXTG cell wall anchor domain-containing protein, giving the protein MRRTIGLGLAALVAGPLGAMGTAGMAHAAATATATATTARAGGAVRAAAPEAAACGAVSRASHDSAQPAVRPRQSHRTSPAGGHASTTGHPSQSRADPGCDSARPAADSAVRPRPQRPVRIAPATGARAVDLRTAAAPAAAVAAAAAVDPHPARAAAHTAPHAAPHAAPHGTQPQAGGSAGGDGRGETGKGGKGKGGHGHGAGKGHGGKGHGGGKGGHGGTDAAVPVGLDAVAHSGGRGGAGNQDGGWSGQAADADGSGAGWAGRGGQDGDGDHSDRGDHGGRDGHDGWDGRDGHGGARPELAATGVSGEGTLLIGGAAAVALGGGAGLLLLRRRVLRRSL; this is encoded by the coding sequence ATGCGCAGGACGATAGGACTGGGCCTGGCCGCCTTGGTGGCCGGGCCGCTGGGGGCGATGGGCACGGCGGGCATGGCCCACGCGGCCGCGACGGCGACGGCGACCGCGACGACGGCACGGGCGGGCGGGGCGGTACGCGCCGCCGCGCCGGAGGCGGCGGCCTGCGGGGCCGTCAGCAGGGCCTCGCACGACAGCGCCCAGCCCGCCGTGAGACCCCGTCAGTCGCACCGCACGAGCCCGGCGGGCGGCCACGCCTCCACCACCGGGCACCCGTCGCAGAGCCGGGCCGACCCGGGCTGCGACAGCGCCCGCCCGGCGGCCGACAGCGCGGTCCGCCCGCGGCCGCAGCGGCCCGTCCGGATCGCCCCGGCGACGGGAGCCCGGGCCGTCGACCTCCGGACGGCAGCGGCTCCGGCAGCGGCCGTGGCGGCGGCTGCGGCGGTGGACCCGCACCCAGCCCGCGCGGCGGCGCACACAGCACCGCACGCAGCACCGCACGCAGCACCGCACGGGACGCAGCCGCAGGCCGGGGGCAGCGCGGGCGGGGACGGCCGTGGGGAGACCGGCAAGGGCGGCAAGGGCAAGGGCGGCCACGGCCACGGCGCGGGGAAGGGCCACGGCGGTAAGGGCCACGGCGGCGGCAAGGGCGGCCACGGCGGGACGGACGCCGCCGTGCCGGTCGGGCTGGACGCGGTCGCGCACAGCGGCGGCCGTGGCGGCGCCGGGAACCAGGACGGCGGCTGGAGCGGTCAGGCCGCCGACGCCGACGGGAGCGGCGCCGGCTGGGCCGGTCGCGGCGGCCAGGACGGCGACGGCGACCACAGCGACCGCGGCGACCACGGCGGGCGGGACGGCCACGACGGCTGGGACGGCCGTGACGGTCACGGCGGCGCCCGGCCGGAGCTGGCCGCCACCGGCGTCTCCGGCGAGGGCACGCTGCTGATCGGCGGCGCCGCCGCCGTGGCGCTCGGCGGCGGCGCCGGGCTGCTGCTGCTCCGGCGGCGGGTGCTCAGGCGCTCTCTGTGA
- a CDS encoding tyrosine-protein phosphatase: METTDTPAISAAGALTGSERLLDVPGVHNLRDVGGFAAADGRRVRAGALYRSGALGELTPEGAERLAELGLNTVVDLRSEPEIRRWPDLSHGLPFSSVNLPTLPPFEATSGNPDSAVDASPDASLDGEPDADGQGGAPAAPHHPLEPMYAFMADVAGPPILACVRRLLEPGALPALLHCAVGKDRTGVTVAVILSALGVDEADITDDYVLSNLGLGLLGEPVHYLDEHGVDRISRPVHPDLLALFLRRTSGRYGSMQAYLRHLGLTSEELRRLRELLTESA, from the coding sequence ATGGAGACCACCGACACCCCCGCCATATCCGCTGCCGGCGCGCTGACCGGCAGCGAGCGCCTGCTGGACGTCCCCGGCGTGCACAACCTGCGCGACGTCGGCGGGTTCGCCGCCGCCGACGGCCGACGGGTGCGCGCGGGCGCGCTCTACCGCTCGGGCGCGCTCGGCGAGCTGACGCCCGAGGGTGCCGAACGCCTGGCCGAGCTGGGCCTGAACACCGTTGTCGACCTGCGCAGCGAGCCCGAGATCCGGCGCTGGCCGGACCTGTCCCACGGGCTGCCGTTCAGCTCGGTCAACCTGCCGACCCTGCCGCCGTTCGAAGCCACCTCCGGCAACCCGGACTCGGCCGTCGACGCCTCCCCCGACGCCTCCCTCGACGGCGAGCCGGACGCCGACGGGCAGGGCGGGGCCCCGGCCGCCCCGCACCACCCGCTGGAGCCCATGTACGCCTTCATGGCGGACGTCGCGGGCCCGCCGATCCTCGCCTGCGTCCGGCGGCTGCTGGAGCCCGGCGCGCTGCCCGCGCTGCTGCACTGCGCCGTCGGCAAGGACCGCACCGGGGTCACCGTGGCCGTCATCCTCTCCGCCCTGGGCGTGGACGAGGCCGACATCACCGACGACTACGTCCTGTCCAACCTTGGCCTCGGGCTGCTCGGCGAACCGGTGCACTACCTCGACGAACACGGGGTGGACCGGATCTCCCGACCGGTCCACCCCGACCTGCTCGCCCTCTTCCTCCGCCGGACGTCCGGCCGCTACGGCAGCATGCAGGCGTACCTGCGCCACCTCGGGCTGACCTCGGAGGAGCTGCGGCGGCTGCGGGAGCTGCTCACAGAGAGCGCCTGA
- a CDS encoding phospho-sugar mutase, which translates to MTPIPATDLLSRARSWLAEDPDPDTRAELSALLAAAECGEGDGSEDEARAWSELAERFSGTLRFGTAGLRGEMGAGPTRMNRAVVLRTAAGLAAYLRQDSPDGLVVIGYDARYKSRDFALDTAAAVVGAGLRAALLPGPLPTPVLAFAIRHLGAVAGVMVTASHNPARDNGYKVYLGDGAQIVPPQDADIAARIDAIGSLADVPRAAGGWQVLTGQQIVEPYLARALTTLDPATPRDLSVVYTPLHGVGRDTLLAAFDRAGFPAPLTVAAQADPDPDFPTVAFPNPEEPGAMDLAIRTAAEQGPPGQPDLIIANDPDADRLAVAVRATDAGTADADDAGWRMLHGDEVGALLATHLAARGAQGAFATTIVSSSLLSRIAEAAGLPYAETLTGFKWISRAPGLRYGYEEALGYCVDPQGVRDKDGITAALAVAELAAVLKADGRTLNDLLDELAVRHGLHATSQLSVRLTDLKLIDAAMARLREQPPTALGGLAVDQADDLDQGVGGLPPTDGLRYRLSGDAVAAARVVVRPSGTEPKLKCYLEVVLPVASASGLAPARARAADLLADLTRDLSAAAGL; encoded by the coding sequence ATGACGCCGATCCCCGCCACCGACCTGCTCTCCCGGGCCCGGAGCTGGCTCGCCGAGGACCCCGACCCGGACACCCGGGCCGAGCTGTCCGCCCTCCTCGCCGCCGCCGAGTGCGGCGAGGGCGACGGCTCCGAGGACGAGGCCCGGGCCTGGTCCGAGCTGGCCGAGCGGTTCTCCGGGACGCTGCGGTTCGGCACCGCCGGGCTGCGCGGCGAGATGGGTGCCGGGCCGACCCGGATGAACCGCGCCGTGGTGCTGCGCACCGCCGCCGGGCTGGCCGCCTACCTGCGCCAGGACTCCCCGGACGGCCTGGTGGTGATCGGCTACGACGCCCGGTACAAGTCGCGCGACTTCGCCCTGGACACGGCCGCCGCCGTGGTCGGGGCGGGGCTGCGGGCCGCGCTGCTGCCCGGCCCGCTGCCCACGCCGGTGCTGGCCTTCGCCATCCGCCACCTGGGCGCGGTGGCCGGGGTGATGGTCACCGCCAGCCACAACCCGGCCCGGGACAACGGCTACAAGGTCTACCTGGGCGACGGCGCGCAGATCGTCCCGCCGCAGGACGCCGACATCGCCGCCCGGATCGACGCCATCGGCTCGCTGGCGGACGTCCCGCGCGCCGCCGGGGGCTGGCAGGTGCTGACCGGACAGCAGATCGTCGAGCCGTACCTGGCCCGCGCGCTCACCACCCTGGACCCGGCCACCCCGCGCGACCTGAGCGTCGTCTACACCCCGCTGCACGGCGTCGGCCGGGACACGCTGCTCGCCGCCTTCGACCGCGCGGGCTTCCCGGCCCCGCTGACGGTGGCCGCCCAGGCCGACCCCGACCCGGACTTCCCCACCGTCGCCTTCCCCAACCCGGAGGAGCCGGGGGCGATGGACCTGGCCATCCGCACCGCGGCCGAGCAGGGCCCGCCCGGACAGCCCGACCTGATCATCGCCAACGACCCGGACGCCGACCGCCTCGCCGTCGCCGTCCGCGCCACCGACGCCGGTACCGCCGACGCTGACGACGCCGGCTGGCGGATGCTGCACGGGGACGAGGTGGGCGCCCTGCTCGCCACCCACCTGGCCGCGCGCGGCGCGCAGGGGGCCTTCGCCACCACCATCGTCTCCTCCTCACTGCTGTCGCGGATCGCCGAAGCCGCCGGGCTGCCCTACGCCGAGACCCTCACCGGCTTCAAGTGGATCTCCCGCGCCCCCGGACTGCGCTACGGCTACGAGGAGGCGCTCGGCTACTGCGTCGACCCGCAGGGCGTGCGCGACAAGGACGGCATCACCGCCGCCCTGGCCGTCGCCGAACTCGCCGCCGTCCTCAAGGCCGACGGCCGCACCCTGAACGACCTGCTGGACGAGCTGGCCGTCCGGCACGGGCTGCACGCCACCAGCCAGCTGTCGGTGCGGCTGACCGACCTGAAGCTGATCGACGCGGCCATGGCCCGGCTGCGGGAACAGCCGCCGACCGCGCTCGGCGGGCTGGCCGTGGACCAGGCCGACGACCTGGACCAGGGGGTGGGCGGGCTGCCGCCCACCGACGGCCTGCGCTACCGGCTCAGCGGCGACGCGGTCGCCGCGGCCCGGGTGGTGGTCCGCCCGTCCGGCACCGAGCCCAAGCTCAAGTGCTACCTGGAGGTCGTCCTCCCGGTCGCCTCCGCCTCCGGCCTCGCCCCCGCGCGCGCCCGGGCGGCCGACCTGCTGGCCGACCTCACCCGCGACCTCTCCGCCGCCGCGGGCCTGTGA
- a CDS encoding purine-nucleoside phosphorylase: MNAYLQSVITDPYAAAKDAAAAVRALTGVEQHDVALVMGSGWVPAADELGAPACEFPVTELPGFPPPAVAGHSGKVRSLQIGGTRALVFLGRTHYYEGHGVAAVAHGVRTAVAAGCRTVVLTNGCGGLRAGMTPGQPVLISDHLNLTAASPIVGANFVDLTDLYSPRLRALCREVDPGLEEGVYAQFPGPHYETPAEIRMVRTMGADLVGMSTVLEAIAAREAGAEVLGLSLVTNLAAGLSGEPLNHAEVLAAGQASASRMGALLADVLQRL, translated from the coding sequence GTGAACGCATACCTTCAGTCGGTCATCACCGATCCCTACGCCGCCGCCAAGGACGCCGCCGCAGCCGTGCGCGCCCTCACCGGTGTGGAACAGCACGACGTGGCTCTGGTGATGGGCTCCGGCTGGGTTCCGGCAGCCGACGAGCTCGGCGCCCCTGCCTGCGAGTTCCCGGTCACCGAACTCCCCGGGTTCCCACCGCCCGCCGTCGCCGGCCACTCCGGCAAGGTCCGGTCGCTCCAGATCGGCGGCACCCGCGCCCTGGTCTTCCTCGGCCGCACCCACTACTACGAGGGGCACGGCGTCGCCGCCGTCGCCCACGGCGTCCGCACCGCCGTCGCCGCCGGATGCCGCACGGTGGTCCTCACCAACGGCTGCGGCGGCCTGCGGGCGGGCATGACGCCCGGCCAGCCGGTGCTCATCAGCGACCACCTCAACCTGACGGCGGCCTCGCCCATCGTCGGCGCCAACTTCGTCGACCTCACCGACCTCTACTCGCCGCGCCTGCGCGCCCTGTGCCGGGAGGTCGACCCCGGCCTGGAGGAGGGCGTCTACGCCCAGTTCCCCGGCCCGCACTACGAGACCCCGGCCGAGATCCGGATGGTCCGGACGATGGGCGCGGACCTGGTCGGCATGTCCACCGTCCTCGAGGCCATCGCCGCCCGCGAGGCGGGGGCCGAGGTCCTCGGCCTCTCCCTGGTCACCAACCTCGCCGCGGGCCTGAGCGGCGAGCCGCTCAACCACGCCGAGGTGCTGGCCGCAGGCCAGGCGTCCGCCTCCCGCATGGGGGCGCTGCTCGCCGACGTCCTGCAGCGGCTGTGA
- a CDS encoding gamma-glutamylcyclotransferase, producing MSLYAAYASNLDARQMSRRAPHSPLRCTGWLDGWRLTFGGEQFGWEGSIATVVEDEKDQVFVGLYDIAPGDEAGLDRWEGLPLGFYRKVRVRVHTLEGDLTAWTYVLNDYEGGLPSARYLGIIADAAESAGAPHDYVMELRKRPC from the coding sequence ATGTCGCTCTATGCCGCCTACGCCAGCAACCTCGACGCGCGGCAGATGAGCCGCCGCGCCCCGCACTCCCCGCTGCGCTGCACCGGCTGGCTGGACGGCTGGCGGCTGACCTTCGGCGGCGAGCAGTTCGGCTGGGAGGGCTCCATCGCCACCGTGGTCGAGGACGAGAAGGACCAGGTCTTCGTCGGCCTCTACGACATCGCCCCGGGCGACGAGGCCGGGCTCGACCGCTGGGAGGGCCTGCCGCTGGGCTTCTACCGCAAGGTCCGGGTGCGGGTGCACACCCTGGAGGGCGACCTCACCGCCTGGACGTACGTCCTCAACGACTACGAGGGCGGCCTGCCCTCGGCGCGCTACCTCGGCATCATCGCCGACGCGGCGGAGTCCGCGGGCGCCCCGCACGACTACGTGATGGAACTGCGCAAGCGCCCCTGCTAG
- a CDS encoding NAD(P)H-quinone dehydrogenase, producing MAHVTRIVIIGGGPGGYEAALVAAQLGAEVTVVDRDGLGGAAVLTDCVPSKTLIATAEVMTSFDSSYEELGIKVAADPSSARVVGVDLGKVNRRVKRLAVAQSHDITQSVTRAGITLLRGFGRLEGGQDIDGSRAVVVDLVDGGTQTLRADAVLIATGNRPRELPEAKPDGERILTWTQVYDLDELPDELIVVGSGVTGAEFAGAYQALGSKVTLVSSRDRVLPGEDPDAAAVLEDVFKRRGMNVISRSRGEAARRVGDKVEVTLTGGQVITGSHVLMAVGSIPNTAGMGLEEAGVKLTDGGQVKVDRVSRTSAPGVYAAGDCTGVLALASVAAMQGRIAMYHALGDAVQPLNLKTVAANVFTDPEIATVGYSAADVECGKMDAVCVKLPLRGNPRAKMQGIRDGFVKLFCRPGTGIVVGGVIVAPRASELIHPISLAVELNLTVEQVSGAFTVYPSVSGSVAEAARQLHIRKRADQS from the coding sequence ATGGCTCATGTGACTCGCATTGTGATCATTGGTGGCGGACCCGGCGGCTACGAGGCGGCACTCGTCGCCGCTCAACTCGGCGCGGAGGTGACCGTCGTCGACCGCGACGGCCTCGGCGGGGCGGCGGTGCTGACCGACTGCGTGCCCTCCAAGACGCTGATCGCCACCGCCGAGGTGATGACCAGCTTCGACAGCTCCTACGAGGAGCTGGGCATCAAGGTCGCGGCGGACCCGTCCAGTGCCCGCGTGGTCGGGGTGGACCTGGGCAAGGTCAACCGACGCGTCAAGCGGCTCGCGGTCGCCCAGTCGCACGACATCACCCAGTCCGTCACCCGGGCCGGGATCACCCTGCTGCGCGGCTTCGGCCGGCTGGAGGGCGGCCAGGACATCGACGGCTCGCGCGCCGTCGTGGTCGACCTGGTCGACGGCGGGACGCAGACGCTGCGCGCCGACGCCGTGCTGATCGCCACCGGCAACCGCCCGCGCGAGCTGCCCGAGGCCAAGCCGGACGGCGAGCGCATCCTCACCTGGACTCAGGTCTACGACCTGGACGAGCTGCCGGACGAGCTGATCGTGGTCGGTTCCGGCGTCACCGGCGCCGAGTTCGCCGGCGCCTACCAGGCCCTCGGCTCCAAGGTGACGCTGGTCTCCAGCCGCGACCGGGTGCTGCCCGGCGAGGACCCGGACGCCGCCGCGGTGCTGGAGGACGTCTTCAAGCGGCGCGGCATGAACGTCATCTCCCGCTCGCGCGGCGAGGCGGCCCGGCGGGTCGGCGACAAGGTCGAGGTGACGCTGACCGGCGGCCAGGTGATCACCGGCTCGCACGTGCTGATGGCGGTCGGCTCCATCCCCAACACCGCGGGCATGGGCCTGGAGGAGGCCGGGGTCAAGCTGACCGACGGCGGCCAGGTCAAGGTGGACCGGGTGTCCCGGACCTCCGCCCCGGGCGTGTACGCGGCCGGCGACTGCACCGGCGTGCTGGCGCTGGCCTCGGTCGCCGCCATGCAGGGGCGCATCGCCATGTACCACGCGCTGGGCGACGCGGTGCAGCCGCTGAACCTGAAGACGGTCGCCGCCAACGTCTTCACCGACCCGGAGATCGCCACGGTCGGCTACAGCGCCGCCGACGTCGAGTGCGGCAAGATGGACGCGGTCTGCGTCAAGCTGCCGCTGCGCGGCAACCCGCGCGCCAAGATGCAGGGCATCCGGGACGGCTTCGTGAAGCTGTTCTGCCGCCCCGGCACCGGCATCGTCGTCGGCGGGGTGATCGTCGCGCCGCGCGCCAGCGAGCTGATCCACCCGATCTCGCTGGCGGTGGAGCTCAACCTGACCGTGGAGCAGGTCTCCGGCGCGTTCACGGTCTACCCCTCGGTGTCCGGCTCGGTCGCCGAGGCCGCGCGCCAGCTGCACATCCGCAAACGCGCCGACCAGTCCTGA
- a CDS encoding DeoR/GlpR family DNA-binding transcription regulator, translated as MVRANGAVSLRELARVVQTSEVTVRRDVRALEAEGLLDRRHGGAVLPGGLSREPGYPQKTHLAAAEKSAIADLAASMVAEGDAIVVGAGTTTQELARRLARVPGLTVVTNSLLVAQVLAHANRVEVVMTGGTLRGSNYALVGSGAEQSLQGLRVSRAFVSGSGLTAERGLSTTNMLSASVDRALVAAAAEVVVLADHAKLGSDTMFQTVGTDGIAYLVTNEAATASEPAVRELDALADRGVQVCVAPAVQGSPGAVPMVVLPSVAGPSGPAGPAGGPGGPGAPVGGAPLRGPFPAQRRSPVAAPVLRGRTGTA; from the coding sequence ATGGTGCGCGCCAACGGAGCGGTATCGCTCCGGGAGCTCGCACGAGTCGTCCAGACCTCCGAAGTGACCGTGCGCCGTGACGTACGCGCTTTGGAGGCCGAGGGCCTCCTCGACCGCCGGCACGGGGGCGCGGTGCTCCCCGGCGGTCTCTCACGGGAGCCCGGATACCCGCAGAAGACCCATCTCGCCGCCGCCGAGAAGAGCGCGATCGCGGACCTCGCCGCGTCGATGGTCGCCGAGGGCGACGCCATCGTCGTCGGGGCGGGCACGACCACGCAGGAGCTGGCCAGGCGGCTGGCCAGGGTGCCCGGCCTGACCGTGGTCACCAACTCGCTGCTCGTCGCCCAGGTGCTGGCGCACGCCAACCGGGTGGAGGTGGTGATGACCGGCGGCACCCTGCGCGGCTCCAACTACGCCCTGGTGGGCAGCGGGGCCGAGCAGTCCCTGCAGGGGCTGCGGGTGTCCCGGGCCTTCGTCTCCGGCAGCGGGCTGACCGCCGAGCGCGGCCTGTCCACCACCAACATGCTCTCCGCCAGCGTGGACCGGGCCCTGGTGGCCGCCGCCGCCGAGGTCGTGGTCCTGGCCGACCACGCCAAGCTCGGCAGCGACACCATGTTCCAGACGGTCGGCACCGACGGCATCGCCTACCTGGTGACCAACGAGGCCGCGACGGCCTCGGAGCCCGCCGTACGGGAGCTGGACGCGCTGGCGGACCGGGGCGTCCAGGTGTGCGTCGCCCCGGCCGTCCAGGGCAGCCCGGGGGCCGTCCCGATGGTGGTGCTGCCGTCGGTGGCCGGGCCCTCCGGCCCGGCCGGGCCCGCGGGCGGCCCCGGCGGGCCGGGTGCCCCGGTGGGCGGAGCGCCCCTGCGCGGCCCGTTCCCGGCGCAGCGGCGGTCACCCGTCGCCGCCCCGGTGCTGCGCGGCCGCACCGGCACCGCCTAG